In Candidatus Defluviilinea proxima, a single genomic region encodes these proteins:
- a CDS encoding GlsB/YeaQ/YmgE family stress response membrane protein: MVNFIIWIIFGALAGWVASIITGKNRKINGVANVVLGMFGAFVGAGIMNTLGMPVPTGFTITGFLVAVGGSVALIVAMGLIRN, from the coding sequence ATGGTTAACTTCATTATCTGGATCATCTTCGGTGCGCTGGCAGGTTGGGTCGCCAGCATCATCACAGGCAAGAACCGCAAGATCAACGGTGTTGCCAATGTCGTTCTCGGTATGTTCGGTGCCTTTGTCGGCGCGGGCATCATGAACACGTTGGGTATGCCCGTCCCTACAGGGTTTACCATCACAGGCTTTCTAGTCGCTGTGGGAGGTTCGGTAGCCTTGATCGTCGCCATGGGGCTGATCCGCAATTAA